A window of Poecilia reticulata strain Guanapo linkage group LG7, Guppy_female_1.0+MT, whole genome shotgun sequence genomic DNA:
CGTCCCCCACCTCTCCTCCGTCCTCCGGACTCCCCATGCCGACACCGAGGATGAAGAAGCAGAACGTCCGGACCCTCTCGCTCATCCTCTGCATGTTCTCCTACCTGCTGGTCGGCGCCGCGGTGTTTGACGCGCTGGAGTCCGAGTCGGAGAACTCCCGCAGGCGCATCTTGGAGCAGAAGCGCAGTGAGATGAAGAGGAAGTACCGCTTCTCCGAGGACGATTACCGCGAAATCGAGCGAGTGGTGCTGCAAGCGGAGCCCCACCGCGCCGGGAGGCAGTGGAAATTTGCTGGCTccttttattttgccattacgGTCATCACGACCATAGGTAAGTTGGAGCGCAGCTTTCTTTCCCCCTCATTTCTTTGGAAGTAAGGATGTTTCTACTTTCATTCAGCTGAATCTCAAAGAAATATTTGCCTCATGCTGTACCGCATAAGTGTTGCTACAATAttcctctttcttctgtttACCTCTCTGCATTAAGGGTATGGACACGCTGCACCGGGAACAGATGCAGGAAAAGTCTTCTGCATGTTCTACGCTGTTCTTGGCATTCCTCTCACTCTTGTGATGTTCCAGAGCCTCGGAGAGAGAATGAACACGTTCGTCCGCTACCTCCTCCACAAAATGAAGCAGTGCCTGGGTTTCAGACGCACCGAGGTGTCCATGGAGAACATGGTCCTGGTGGGCTTCCTGTCCTGCATTGGAACACTGTGTGTGGGAGCCGCAGCCTTTTCCCACTTCGAGGGATGGAGCTTTTTCCATGCGTACTACTACTGCTTCATCACCCTCACCACTATTGGCTTTGGGGACTTTGTGGCCCTGCAGAAGAAGGAGGACCTCCAGGAGAAAACGCCTTACGTCGCCTTCAGCTTCATGTACATTCTGGTGGGGCTGACGGTAATCGGAGCTTTTCTCAATTTGGTGGTCCTGCGTTTCCTCACCATGAACACCGAGGATGAAAGACGGGATGCTCAGGAAAGAGCTTCGCTGAAGAGGGACAAGGGTCTTTTAGAGGGGCCCACCGGCCCCCGCGTTGTAGGTGAACAGAGCCGAGATAGCCGCAGGGAGAGGACCGGCAGGGACAGCATGGTGCACGGCCGCAGCCACAGCACACTCTTCCTCCCCATGCAGGAGGGAACCAGTCGCACCAACCTCATCCCTTCCCCAGCTGAGGACACAGAGAGGCAGGAAAGTCCCTGCAGGCACAGGCTGCATTTTCGGATCAAGCCAGGCCGACGGAGGGAGGAGACGAGCGTCAgctccctctgctcctcctgcGTGTGTTACCGCTCAGAGGTTTGTGACGACCCCGTGGTGAACCGCAGCAAACACCACGGAGGCCACATTAACTCAGTTTACTACAACTCAGTCTCCTATAGGATCGAGGGCTGCTCGTCGAGATCCAGGGACAATACTGGACTCTCCTCCCCTGGAAGCACACTGTCGCCCGAGCACAGCTTCCAGGAGTTCAGTAGTTTAAGGAGGAAGTCGGTGTAAAGGGCATTATTGTAAGGGGGGTTGGGGGTCTGCAACGACAGTAAGCtgtacttatttatttgttagattttttttgcgCATGACAGAATTCTGTTTGTTGAATAAACTG
This region includes:
- the kcnk15 gene encoding potassium channel subfamily K member 15 is translated as MPTPRMKKQNVRTLSLILCMFSYLLVGAAVFDALESESENSRRRILEQKRSEMKRKYRFSEDDYREIERVVLQAEPHRAGRQWKFAGSFYFAITVITTIGYGHAAPGTDAGKVFCMFYAVLGIPLTLVMFQSLGERMNTFVRYLLHKMKQCLGFRRTEVSMENMVLVGFLSCIGTLCVGAAAFSHFEGWSFFHAYYYCFITLTTIGFGDFVALQKKEDLQEKTPYVAFSFMYILVGLTVIGAFLNLVVLRFLTMNTEDERRDAQERASLKRDKGLLEGPTGPRVVGEQSRDSRRERTGRDSMVHGRSHSTLFLPMQEGTSRTNLIPSPAEDTERQESPCRHRLHFRIKPGRRREETSVSSLCSSCVCYRSEVCDDPVVNRSKHHGGHINSVYYNSVSYRIEGCSSRSRDNTGLSSPGSTLSPEHSFQEFSSLRRKSV